One segment of Streptomyces sp. NBC_01463 DNA contains the following:
- a CDS encoding MFS transporter — protein sequence MSTDTAQGAEPDPLPAGPTETALTTRAGIAARFERLPLSRWHVTVRLIVGVVTFFEAFDQLLIAYALPELRDEWHLTTGDATAVLTVGSAGMLVGALLSGRLADRYGRVKVIAYCVAASGLASLALTACTSLTPFLALRFLQGLAIGGEVPVAAAFISEITRSFKRGRFVLLYELVFPAGLTVGALVAAWVVPAAGWRVMFAVAAVPGLLAFLVQRRVPESPRWLADRGRLTEADAVMSGIEAKVSAATGQPLPPPVAAPAAPAPSPAPAAGTATPAERAATGVRGLFTGRYRRRTLVVGAIWFTGYFVNYGVTSWLPSIYKDEYGLGLSDALLYSTVTSVAGLLGCLFVALTVDVLGRRRIFAVCLGASAALLLTLAALGAHSPVQVLIWTSLSAVGFFGSNICLYLYTPELYPTRMRALGCSVGGAVNRLGVILGPILVGVVYAANDSVVAVFVMLGAVAVIGAVVAGTLAEETANRPLEEISP from the coding sequence ATGAGCACCGACACCGCGCAGGGCGCCGAACCGGATCCCTTGCCGGCCGGCCCCACCGAAACCGCCCTCACCACCCGCGCCGGCATCGCCGCCCGCTTCGAGCGCCTGCCGCTCTCGCGCTGGCACGTCACCGTCCGCCTGATCGTGGGCGTCGTCACCTTCTTCGAGGCGTTCGACCAGCTGCTGATCGCCTACGCGCTGCCCGAGCTCCGCGACGAGTGGCACCTGACCACGGGTGACGCCACCGCGGTCCTCACGGTCGGCTCGGCCGGCATGCTCGTCGGCGCCCTGCTCTCGGGACGGCTCGCCGACCGCTACGGCCGGGTGAAGGTGATCGCGTACTGCGTGGCCGCGTCCGGTCTGGCGAGCCTGGCCCTCACCGCCTGCACCTCGCTCACCCCGTTCCTGGCCCTGCGCTTCCTCCAGGGGCTCGCGATCGGCGGCGAGGTGCCGGTGGCGGCCGCCTTCATCAGCGAGATCACCCGGAGCTTCAAGCGGGGCCGCTTCGTCCTGCTGTACGAACTCGTCTTCCCGGCCGGCCTCACCGTCGGCGCCCTGGTGGCGGCCTGGGTGGTCCCGGCGGCGGGCTGGCGCGTGATGTTCGCCGTCGCCGCCGTACCCGGGCTGCTGGCCTTCCTCGTCCAGCGCAGGGTGCCGGAGTCCCCGCGCTGGCTCGCGGACCGCGGCCGGCTCACGGAGGCCGACGCGGTGATGAGCGGGATCGAGGCGAAGGTGTCGGCGGCCACCGGGCAGCCCCTGCCCCCGCCGGTGGCCGCCCCGGCCGCGCCCGCCCCCTCACCCGCACCGGCCGCCGGGACCGCCACCCCCGCGGAACGCGCCGCGACGGGTGTGCGCGGCCTGTTCACCGGCCGCTACCGGCGCCGCACCCTGGTCGTCGGCGCGATCTGGTTCACCGGCTACTTCGTGAACTACGGCGTGACGTCCTGGCTGCCCAGCATCTACAAGGACGAGTACGGCCTCGGCCTCTCCGACGCCCTGCTCTACTCCACCGTGACCTCGGTCGCCGGACTGCTCGGCTGCCTGTTCGTCGCCCTCACCGTGGACGTGCTGGGCCGCCGCCGGATCTTCGCCGTCTGCCTCGGCGCCTCGGCCGCGCTCCTGCTCACCCTGGCGGCGCTCGGCGCCCACTCCCCCGTACAGGTCCTGATCTGGACCTCGCTGTCCGCGGTCGGCTTCTTCGGCTCCAACATCTGCCTCTACCTGTACACACCCGAGCTGTACCCGACCCGGATGCGCGCCCTCGGCTGCAGCGTCGGTGGCGCGGTCAACCGCCTCGGCGTGATCCTCGGCCCGATCCTGGTGGGCGTCGTCTACGCGGCGAACGACAGCGTCGTCGCCGTGTTCGTGATGCTCGGCGCGGTGGCCGTGATCGGCGCGGTGGTGGCGGGGACCCTGGCCGAGGAGACGGCCAACCGGCCACTGGAGGAGATCTCCCCCTGA